From Quercus lobata isolate SW786 chromosome 11, ValleyOak3.0 Primary Assembly, whole genome shotgun sequence:
CCGCTTCACTTCCAATCCTCCAACATCATCTTCGTTAAGGATGGTCAAGACACCACTATCCTGGTGTCTACCAAGACCTAGAGCTAAGTGAGGGGCAGGGCAAGGATTATAATGATTGAGTCGGATGTAGCTGGTTTGATCTTTGAAAAAGTCATGGAACCTATCTGCTGGCAAGCCTAGGCTCAGAGCAATAAGTTCCATCAACTTGTAAGCTAGCTTTACCATCTCTTGAGTATATTCTTGGCATACCTCCCTGGTTAGTTGTCAAGGTATTCCATCAGTTCACATAGGTTTCATCCTTGAATTTGTCCTCAAACCAGacttcaaatttgtttttcactCTAAAAGAAGAAACAATTTTTTGCGGAAACTTCTCCTATTTGTTAGTACTATTTATTGTATGACTTAAACAACAATCCATAACTCAACCAGCACTCATATGGCTTGCCAAATAATCTCAATTCCTGCCAAATATACCATGATAAATGGCAAATTGGCAACTGAACCTAAAGCAGGGGTAGTGCCCAAATTTTGGAAAgcataagagaaagaaaagatatgaaaacaaaaaggaaattgCTACAGGTACCGAAAATATGCGCCGGATTCTTCACAACTTATTGCTTTTGTATTGCAGTGCCAGGCCTGGGGTGAATGCTTATGAGATGGGTGTGAAAAATCCAGTGCATTTTTTCGGTGCCTATGGCACTACTCAAACAAAAGGCTAGGAAAGGCCACAGTGCTTATTGCTTAAGGTGTTTCaacttttgagttttaaatCAATAGTATAAGAGTTAACCTTAGGCCACAGTGCAATAACTAGCTTATTGCACGCACCATCCACTCTCTTGTGGTAAATATCTAAGTGTGTGCTGCGATTTTACGACGACGCTATACACTGTAGTCCTAAAATAATTGAACATTAAGCATATATTCTACTTGGTTCTCCCCCTTTACAAGGTTTCTCATCCATGAACAATACATCAAATTGAAAGTTGCATGTTGAAGGAAGATATGAAAAAAAAGCGGAGCAAGCAAGGGTTATATCCAGAGTTTGCTAGAAAAATGAAGTCAGTCAGTGGAGCCTGCTAGCAATGGGCTGCACTCATATGCTGTAAAGAATGCATGTACTGTGTTTATTATAGAGAGGTGATCTCACCAAATTAACGAAAACAGTGCTAGCAAAGCATATACTTATACAATCAACAATGCGTATGTCACTAACGTACTAACTATGAATCATGCTAatgacttatatatatatatatatatatatatatgaatcaaAATTCATGaacatatcaatttattttagcAAGCTAGTTGTATTAATTGGTAATTGAGCTTATGAAATTTGTTGCTTTTGACTGGCTATATACTGCCAAACAGAGTAATTATTCAgtattcaaagtttcaaacatcccaaaaggagaaaaaggaaaaataaactACTCCAAACCCTGATTATAATTCTCAGTCTTCCATtccataataattatttttcctttttcttcttttgggttGTTGGTAAAAAGAATTATAATTCTCAGTCTTCTGTTGGATTTTTATGTTAGTAAAAAGAATTATAACCAGACTTTTGTTTAATTACTAAGACACAAATGATCTATAATAATTAGTACTATAATttacaaaaacatattttcataGAACATAAATTATGTTAAATTACCTTAACTCAGGTGGATACTGAGGCCACTGGTTTTTCCACTCCGTGACTTCTTCATCATCAGGCTCAGGCGAGGCTGGGACAGTAACGGGATCATTAATGGTAAAATCAAACACCTCCCTCCAATCCTTAACATTCTTAGTATGTTCATTGTCATAGTGACCATACACCTTTTTCTCACTCTTCCTCACCTTACTCTTCTCTTCCGCACTCAGCGCAGAGAATTTTCTCGATGCACTATAAATCTTCTCGCGCTTCTCTAAAGGCACCCCATGGTTGATCACCTGGAAGAACCCCCACTCCTTGCATGCACTGCCTATCTCTTTGACAAGGCCTTCGATGGCAGAAACATTGTCAGGGGAGTGTATAGGAGAAAGATCGATTAATGGGATGCCTTGGCCTTCGATGTAGGAGATTTTTGGCCTGTGTTCAGGTTCTTGGATGAAAGCTGGGTCAACCTCTCCCATGACTGGTGATTTTTGTTTGTGCAAAGAGGtggttttcctttgtttttagAGAGAGATTGAGTTTGATGTACATTGAACTTGGACATGATTTTGTTTACAGATGGAAATGTTGTGACTAGGGACAAATTAACCAAGCGTGCGTAGACACGAATGCAGTGACAAAAATAGCCACCTAGAATGTATATCCTATCATCATGAATGTAAATTACATTCATGGTCATTGATTCTCATACATACTCTTTTGTGAATCATTCCCACCTATCACTCCTTTTatgatttaaatattaaaagcCTTGTAATTGAATTGATATCTCTTAGTATTTTTAATCTTTACACATTCATAATTTAAATATCCATTTTTctgttgtaactatcaaattaaaaaaaaaaatgaacaacaTTATACTTAAATTAGGGATGATAATATTTGACGTGACTTCCAAATATGATACGAAGTTAGCAAGTTAAAGTGTTTAGGCTTAACGGGTTTGTGTTATATTTGGATCGACATGAATTGATCCGTTTAAGAAACCAATCAATTCGAATTTGACATGCAAACCCATTTGAACCAATTTTACTAATTTACCCTTCAAAATTTATGTTtgtaattatattataattattgttaatttgttaacattctataaaatattaaaattgcTAATAGGCTATTTGTGTTAGGTAAACATATTAACTTGACTACTTGACTTATATATTTATCAAATGGGTCGTGTCAAGTTATATTGAACTTAGTGTGAGtcttttattaaatgggttatgTGAATTGTGTTGTGTCAACATGTTTAACAAACATATCTTGTTAGGGTCAATGGATTCTAACACAATTAATGTTTGATTAATAAACATGGTGTGTTTGTGTCGACTTATATAGTCGAATACTCATAAATCAATATGGCAAGGACAAGACACATTAACATGAATTATCATCCTTACATCCATAATTGTGCGTATGGAGTGTACATATAAGATTGGGGCAGTTTTTGCTTAATTGACCAAATAGCAGTAAGTAGTATTtcaaaacttatttataaaaatagcattttttttattatataaaattcgATTCTTCAAGTGTCGAATTCCACTTGAATCTTGACTCCTCAAGAGGAGGGTTTTAGGCCACAATTGCAATTGATGTGGCCATTTTAAAAAACTGGTTCACCTGGATCTCCATTCATTTAGAGTTGAGTgcactaataataataataataataataataataataataataatagtaataaaagcTTTTGAAGTCCGGCGGCTAGACTTGTCTACAAAGGCTAAGTGAACCTTTCTTCTCTTCAATTCTCTCCAAGTTCTTTTCCCCTCTttcaatttatataatttttctttttcaatcatTCTCATTTTCAACATCCAAAAACTTACGTTTTTGCAAATTTTCCATATAACAATTTCCTGTGTTTTCTTGGATTAGTGCAATGATTACTTTATATATCATGACCTCATAAAGGATGAAACATATGTTTTATTAGGAAAATACGTTGAAGCATATTCCATTATTAACATTTACATTATTGCTTGACTCTAAGATATTGAAACACatgattctaaaaaagaaaaaagaaaaagatattgaaaGATGAAACAcgtcatgcttgccaagtctCTATGCAGATCATGGTACTCACAACAAGCTTATAAATGATTGCTTGCTAAACAGATAATAGTACCTCCAACAAGCTTAATCTGATATCCTAAAATGAGAAATTTGGAGATTTTCAACATTAAGTTTTTGGAAATTACTGCGCCTTTTGCTAGCTGTAAACTTGCCCCAACTGTATGCCCTATACTTAGCAGGGTTTTGCTCGTTTGTTAGCTCTTCTAAGGGCTTAATCATGGTGTAGTGTGCCGGGTTGAAGAAAAATGGAACAGAGAACCTTTCTTTCTCTGGGTTCACCATGGCCCTGTGCTCCACACTCTCATACTTGTCATTACTCCAAACCTGAAAATTTTCCATTCTTTGAGTGAAACTGGCCAACGATAAAAGTCTCCAACTACATACGAATTCCAATATTGGCAAAGCGTTTTAATTAGACTAGTAATTATATCAATATGTTTTTGATACATACATTCATAGATGGACAACATAGAGAAAAAATTGACACGCTAACATTattcatatactttttttttttttggctaaatagtAAATGGTACTTGAAATCAAGTTtggctaatatatatatatatatatatatatatatatatatataagatttgtTCTTAACCAGAGTTagtttgaagatttgaaaatgTTACCTGAATAATGTCACCAACATTGACAATATAAGCATCTGGGGTGGGTTTGACCCGAATCCACTCTCCATCTTTCCGCTTCACTTCCAATCCTCCAACATCATCTTGGGCAAGGATGGTTAAGGCACCACCATCCTTGTGCCGACCGACACCAAGTGCTAACTCAGGGGTAGGGCAAGGTGGATAGTGATTTAGTCGGATGTAGCTGTTGTGATCTTTGAAGAAGCTGTGGAACCTATCTGCTGGCAAGCCTAGGGACAGAGCTATAAGTTCGAATAACTTGCGAGCTAGTTTTACCATCTCTTGACCATAGTCTTGGCATGTCTCCCTGTTTAGTTGTCAAAGGAGCTCATCAGATCACATAGATTAAATCTCTTGAATTGGGCTTCAAACAgattaatctcaaattttctGACTCAATTACAAAGGGTCCTCCCAAATAACAGTTATGAAGACACATTCATATGTTACTAACATAACCTTAGATGACTAGTTATTAAAATGTACCATTATCTCCCACAACCACTAAGTGTGCTATGATTTATAAGAATTAGGATGcaactttttttgataaattcaatGTTATGACAGGGGAGAGGGATTTGAACACTAGATGTGCCActtgagttacaagactcttggcaaGTATTAGAACACAATAGTCCTATAATAATAGAACATTTAGCATATCTCTCTGTTCTCCCTCTTTTTACATGGTTTCTCATACATCCACAGATACATGAACTTTACAGTTTTGTCATCAAATTGATATTGGCTAAAGTTAAGATCTAGATGATCCACATATTAATCCATAATAACTATTAGTAAATattaatcattcaaatttaattgtgaatttacaaaaaaacatttccatattttattaaacttaATTTACCTTAATTCAGGCGGGTACTCAGGCCACTGATTATATAATTCAGTGATTTCCTTGTCATCAGGATCAGGCGAGGCAGGGATTAAAGCAGGTTCCTCTACAGCAATATCAAATACCTCCTTCCAGTCCCTAACATTCTTAGTATGCTCAGTGTCATAATAACCCAACACTAACTTCTCAGTTCTCCTCACCTTCCTCTTCTCCTCTAAACTCTGCTCAAAGAATTTCCTCGAGTCACCATCAATTTTCTGTCGCTTCTCCAAAGGCACCCCATGGTTGATCACCTGGAAGAACCCCCACTCCTTGCATGCTTTGCCTACCTCCTTAACAAGGCCTTCGATGGCAGAAACATTGTTGGAGGAGTGTAATGGAGCAAGATCAATTAGTGGGAAGCCTTCCCCTTCGATGTAGGAGATTCTTGGCCTGTGTTCAGGTTCTTGGATGAAAGCTGGATCAACTTCTCCCATGgtaattggttttaatttgtGTGTTTTGTAAGATATTGTGTGGTGCCTTTTTATAGTTActgttttttctgtttttctaaGGGTGTGACGTTTGTGCTTGCATGGCTGAGTTGTTTTGTTCTATCTTCTATGAGGGGATATTTGGTTAATTTGGTACTAGGAATGAGTTAAGCATTTGTATGCCTGCTATTTTTTCTTAAGGGTGTGACGTTTGTGCTTGCATATCTGAGTTTTGTCCTGTGCGGGAAGTTTTGGCAGTCAACATTAGAGCATTACACCGAAAAGAATAATATTCAAAGATATATAACTACGAACAAAATTTCACTTCAAATTCTTTATATATCTTTTCATTGAATGTgatattgaaaatttaactgtcggattgcattttatttatatttttaatattcatgtcaaatttcgttctaattagatgttatttactattcgataattaaacttattttttatgcataatttcataccacaaaatgcttaaaatttaaacatatgaTTAATGACATgacaattgatctttgattttcttgagcAAATGACATAATAATTAATCTTTAATCTCCTTGTAATTTTGCTCGtaggatataataagaacatgcaatttaacggttaaattttttaaaattcacatccaataaaaaaaatataaaagagtttggagagaaatattttccttaaaagGATATATAGTACTCCATTTTCGCATGCTTTACCAACAGGACAtttctatataataataataataataataataataatgaggatcaataatctaataaaatttctctgGTATTGGAGTTAGTGATCAAGTTTGTTAGGTATACACAGTAAGTGAAAGTCTcacatgaaatatatataaaaaaaaaaaaaaaaaaatttaaaattataattaagtcCTTTGTAAACTCaactttttaatataattacTAGACATCGTACATTAAGACCTTTTATACCTATACATGATAAAAAAGAGATTCAGAGTTTCATTTTTGCATTTCTTATTAGTAAATAGAGGTAAAGGGCTGGGAAAATTTACTAGGGCAAGCGGATTTCTATTCATCTTTGTATCAAACACAATCCACATAAGTTGTTTCATATATATTGGagaaaattatattctaaaccCAATAGTTTACGGGTGTAGTAACAAATCAAACCTTATAACTTGAAAAGTGACAATGATtctcataaaaaagaagaagaaaagtgacgatgattatttttaaatttaaatattgattaTAATTCATTCAAAACACcaatgattattttaaaatttattgacaAAAAGTGGAATTTGATAATAGGTTCTTTATTCGATGACGTGGAATCTTATCAATTGAGCAAATAGGAGATTCTTGGCCTGTGTTCGGGTTCTTGGATGAAAGCTGGGTCAACCTCTCCCATGATTGGTGATTAGTGATTTTTGTTTGTGCAAAGAGATGGCTTTCCTTTGTTCTTAGAGAGAGATTTAGTTTGATGTACATTGAACTTGGACGTGATTTTGTTAGTGCGAAGAGACGGTTCTCTTCATTACAGATGGAAATGTTGTGAGTCTTGTGACTAGGGACAAACCAAGCGTGCGACACGAATGCAATGACAAAAATAGCCACCTAGAATGTATATCCTATTACCATGAATGTAAATTACATTCATGGTCGTTGATTCTTGTACATACTCGATCTTTTGTAAATCATTCCCACCTATCACTcgttttatgttttaaatattAACATTATTAGTTGCAAATCCACGCAATGCGTGGGAATATATAACTATTTTGTAATATGgtataatatatgatttattcTCTAAAATGTACTAgagataatttgttctccttaAAAGTTGAACTATttctacaattatttttttatctctcaatctttacaaatatatcattctactattttgattttttttgaaaaacttaggTGCGTTTGTTTGATATTATtccattatttttgttttgagtaaaatatagaaatactattcttttttcaaGTGATCTATATTATTCAAGCTTTTATATGGtgtgttatggtttttttttttttctacaactaaattaaaattttaagttccaaacttaattatttgaatttctcattcttttagGAAGATTATTGTGATAACCAAACCTAATCACAAATctacaattgatattactcaaataatttataaacacattcaaacacataatcttgtagattgtattttgatataaactcaaattctcacttctaaaatatctaaaaattaactcaaaccaaaactgtaagagagatagagagtacATGTgataaataactcaaaaaacacaCCACTAAAGTGTATCATTCAAAAGTAgagacataaaaaataaaacaaaaaaattcatcaatctaaagtagagttgcaagaaataattaacaatagagagagagagagagagtaatcacATTTTTTGTAAGAGAATGTGagacaaataacaaaattatataaaagaacaTGAGTAGAAGAATATTTCTATAAACACAAATTATTCAAGACaagctatgtaatagaataacattaAATCATTCTGTAATTTCATTGGATAACATgtaacaaacaaagaaaataaaaaagataaaaattagaatataaccaaatcatatcaacttaaagtagagttaaacataaaaattcatcaatctaaaTTAGAGGTgtaataatgaattaaaaatctaccaaaagaaagaatatatatatatatatatatagagagagagagagagagagagagagagagtattcacatttttgtgtgagaaaaatatggattgaatggaagagaaaataacaaattttttatagttaaaaaaatggggagaagaagagtcaaaataaaaaggaagatgaagagatgGAGAAATTGTAAGGTTAAGGTAtagagtagtggggagataaaaaGGTAGAAGTAAGGAAATGTTGGAGAATGAGTAATTGTAAGGTGGGaaattaataaggagaaaaataattaaaaagaagagagaaaatattgaaaatacgCTGTTGATGTGGCTCAACGGGAGTGCAGCAAtattaaacgctacgcttcaaCTTTCAGATGTAGATACATGTGTACAAATTACTAAAAACCTAATAGCTTAACTGGCATCTCTTGGTATAAATATCCATTTTCCtattgtaaattaaaaaaaaaaaaaaagaataacatTATGCTTAAATTAGGGATGATAATATTTGACGTGGCCTCCAAATATGATACAAAGTTAGCAAGGTGTTTAggtttaatgggtttgtgttaTATTTGGATCGACACGAATTGATCCATTTAATAAAccaatcaatttgaatttgACATGCAAAACCCGTTTGAACCCAATTCATTTAATTGAAGGTCAATTTTACCAATTTACCCTTCAGAATTTATgtttgtaattatattttaattattgttaacTTTGTGTGGAATCTATTTGCATACTTATAcattctataaaatatttaaattgctAATAGGTTATTTGTGTTAGGTAAACATGTTAACTTGACTACTTGACTTATATATTTATCAAATGGGTCATGTCAAGTTGTATCGAACTTAGCGTGAGtcttttattaaatgggttatgCAAGTCATGTTGTGtcaacttgtttaataaacatatcTTGTTAGGGTCAATGGATCCTAACATGATTAATAAAcatgttgtgtttgtgttgacCTATATAGTCGAATACTTATAAGTCAATATGACACAAACAAGACACATGAACATGAATTATCATCCTTACATCCATATTTGTGAGTATAGAGTGTACATGTAAGATTAGAGCAGTTTTTGCTTAATTGACCAAATACCAGTAAGtagtatttcaaaaattatatataaaaattgcatttttttttattatataaaattcgACTCTTCAAGTGTCCAATTCCACTTGAATTTTGACTCCTCAAGAGGAGAGTTTTAGGCTAGGCCACATTTGCAATTGAAGTGACCGTTTTAAAAACTGGTTCACCTGGATCTCGATTCTTTTTAGAGTTTAGTgcactaataataataataattaaaaaataaaaagctttcgAAGTCCGGCGGCTAGACTTGTCTACAATGGCTAAGTGAACCTTCCTTCTCTTCAATTCTAGGGGAAATTACAGTAAACTCACCTGTGGTTTGGCCTGTTTTCACTTTGCCTATTTGTGGTTTAAAACTTAATACTTTGCCCACCTAAACTTCAATCCGTTTGCTCTTCGTTTCCCACCTCACCCTCAGATGTTAGAAAAAcaccattttattaaaaatcagAACATAATGCGAATCAAAAACACGAACCATTGAATCTTTTCCTCATGAGCCCTAGAAACACGAAAAACCCCATTCTGCATCTGATATTGAAATCGTGCTACAAGTATAAACCTAGACGAGCAACAGGTTGTTCAAGAGACTAAAATCCTGGTAAGAAATCAGTCACTGTTTGGGTTTTTAATTTGGGCTTGTGgtggttttatagttttttgagtAATCAGTCAATGGTCAATGTTACATGTAACAGAATGAGAATATTGGTTGTGTTTGTTGCTGTTTATGAAAAATGTAACTAtatgttgtttggatttgtatTTGTTTATGGGCATTTTGTCTGTTGTGGTCATTGTGTCTCACAATGGACCCAAGTTTTTGCTTTACTCTTTATGTGTCTGTTGTTTTCTGTTGTTTACAAATCTTTAATTGTTAATTGTGTACATGTCAAATGATAATTTGTTATTGCAGATGGATGATGAGGAAGTGAAATTCAAGGTTCATTATGGGGGTACTTTTCTGTGGAACCCAAGTTTAGAATACTTTGGTGGGAAAGTTGAAATAATGTATAAGGATCCTAATAggcttagttattttgaaatagAATGTATATGTGAGGAATTGGGGATTGATGAACTGTCTAGGGTTCATTATTTAGCTCATGGGAGCAACTTGGAGCAAGACTTGAGGTTGATAGAAGATGATAAAGATGTGGTGTCCATGTGTAAGCTTAATGAGGGAGGGCCAAGAGACACTATCATACTGTATGTGGAGAGTGGTCATACTCCACTTGCAGTTGAAGTTCCTGATGGGGTTGGTGCAGGGGCTTCAAGGGTTGGTGCAGGAGGTGGTATAGGAGCTGCTACAGGGGGTGTAGGGGTTGGTGTTAGGGCTGCTATAGGGGGTGATGCTAGTGTGGGGGTAGAGGAGGAGTTTGATTGGTTGAATGAAGGTCTGGAAGGAGAAGACTTTGCTGATGATATTTTTGGTGAGTTTTCTCCACCTTACACAGTTCCATCTAAGTTTAACACTGTTCCATCTTAATCAACCACTGATACACCTTAGCCAAACACAAATACAATTCAGCTAAGCACTGTTCCACATCCAAAcatagatttagatgaaaagTGGGTTGAACCAGCTTTAGAAGATGATATTGCAAGTGTGGATGGTTCTGGTGATGAGTAGAGGCTTGGCAACCCAGAATTCAATGAGAGGAATGATATGACAAATGTTCAGTTGGTAAAAGGGATGAAATTTCTAAACTCCAAGGTTTTTAGGAAGGCTTTAAAGGAGTATGTGATTCAGCATTACATTGATATCAAGTGGAAgttgaatgaaaagaagaagatttctgTACATTGTAAGAACAATTGTGGATGGAGGTGTTATGCCTCAATGGTGACTAGAGAGTGCACATTTGAGATCAAGACAATTAATCCTAATTGTACATGCCCTCTAACATTTCAAAATGGGCAAGTTACATCAGCCTATGTGGCAAACAGGTATTTGGAGGATTTTAGTAAGAATCCTAACTGGGAGGTCTCAGGTGTTAAGCACTATGTGATGCAGTAGATTTCTGTTGATTTAAGTCTTAATCAAGTGTATAGATCAAGGAAGGCAACTAGGGGTTTGATCACTGGGAATGAAGAGGCTCAGCATGGCCTACTTAGAGATTATGCAGAAATGATAAGGAGGACAGATGTAGGAAACAAGGTGATATTGCAAATAGAGATGGAAAATGAGAATGCAGAACCCAAGTTTAAAAGGATGTACATTAGATACAATGCTTAGAAAGTTGGCTTTCTAGGTGGTTGTAGACCCTTTGTTAGGTTGGATAGATGCCACCTGAAGGGTAGGTTTGGTGGGCAATTATTGTCTGCCACTGCCAAGGATGGAAATGACAATATATTCCTAGTGGTAATGGCTGTggttgagaaagagaataaGGATAGTTGGATTTGGTTCTTGGAGCAGTTTGCAGATGACATTGGCAAGCCAGAGGATCTCAATCTAGTATTCATCAATGACAAGCAGAAGGTATTATCATCTAGCTCATGTTTATGACTTCATTACTTGCTTAATTGAATGCTTACTTGCATAGTTGCTTACTTGAATGCTTACATGCATACTTGCTGACATAGAATGTTTACTTGCTTACTTGATTGTAGGGCCTTCTACCTGCAATGGAGACTTTATTTCCAACTGTAAAGCACAGGTATTGTGTGAAGCACATATACAATAATTTCAAAGTTAACCACAAGGGCATGGAGTTGAAGAGTGTATTATGGAGGTGTGCTAGCACAACATCAGTCAGGGAATTTAAAAGGGGGATAGAGCATCTTAAGAGTTTGGATAAAGAAGCTTGGAAGGACCTTGCAGATATAAAGCCTGCATAGTGGACCAGATCCCACTTTTCTCCAAGGGCTTTGACAGATTTtctggtaaacaatctaagtgAGAGTTTTAACTCTATGATTGTAAAGGCTAGAGACAAGCCAATATTATCAATGCTGGAGTAGATCAGAGTTAGGATTATAGGCAAgctatatataaagaagattgGCATAGAAAAGTATAGTGGCAAGTTGTGTCCAAGCATATAGGACAAGTTGGAGAAGTTGAAATTATAGTCTAAGAATTTTGTGCAATGCCATCTAGGAGGTTTGTGTATGAGGTtgacaatgagagagaaagGCATGTGGTGGACTTGGTAGGGAGGACATGTAGTTGTAGAGTATGGGACTTGATAGGAATCTACTGCAAGCATGAAGTAGTAGCCATTTTTGTGAATTATGAGAAACTAGAGGATTACACCCATCCATGCTACTACAAGGTTGCTTTTGTGAAGATATACAAAACAGCCATACCTCCCATGCCTGACCAGTCTTAGTGGATCTCAAGTAGCCAACCTAAGCCTGTTGCACCTACTATCTATAAGCCACCAGGCAGGCCACCCataaagaggaagagagatgctgATGAGCTAAAGAACCCTTATAGGGTGTCTAGAGCAAGCCAGTAAGGTGTGGAAGGTgtcaaaa
This genomic window contains:
- the LOC115967909 gene encoding protein DMR6-LIKE OXYGENASE 2-like; this translates as MGEVDPAFIQEPEHRPKISYIEGQGIPLIDLSPIHSPDNVSAIEGLVKEIGSACKEWGFFQVINHGVPLEKREKIYSASRKFSALSAEEKSKVRKSEKKVYGHYDNEHTKNVKDWREVFDFTINDPVTVPASPEPDDEEVTEWKNQWPQYPPELREVCQEYTQEMVKLAYKLMELIALSLGLPADRFHDFFKDQTSYIRLNHYNPCPAPHLALGLGRHQDSGVLTILNEDDVGGLEVKRKTDGEWVRVKSAPDAYIINIGDTTQVWTNDEYESVEHRVVVNSERERFSIAFFLHASSYTMVEPLEELTSEQNPAKYRAYSWGKFITHRKRSNFQKLSVENVQISHFKITQ
- the LOC115969431 gene encoding protein DMR6-LIKE OXYGENASE 2-like, producing the protein MGEVDPAFIQEPEHRPRISYIEGEGFPLIDLAPLHSSNNVSAIEGLVKEVGKACKEWGFFQVINHGVPLEKRQKIDGDSRKFFEQSLEEKRKVRRTEKLVLGYYDTEHTKNVRDWKEVFDIAVEEPALIPASPDPDDKEITELYNQWPEYPPELRETCQDYGQEMVKLARKLFELIALSLGLPADRFHSFFKDHNSYIRLNHYPPCPTPELALGVGRHKDGGALTILAQDDVGGLEVKRKDGEWIRVKPTPDAYIVNVGDIIQVWSNDKYESVEHRAMVNPEKERFSVPFFFNPAHYTMIKPLEELTNEQNPAKYRAYSWGKFTASKRRSNFQKLNVENLQISHFRISD
- the LOC115966851 gene encoding uncharacterized protein LOC115966851; translated protein: MTNVQLVKGMKFLNSKVFRKALKEYVIQHYIDIKWKLNEKKKISVHCKNNCGWRCYASMVTRECTFEIKTINPNCTCPLTFQNGQVTSAYVANRSRKATRGLITGNEEAQHGLLRDYAEMIRRTDVGNKVILQIEMENENAEPKFKRMLDRCHLKGRFGGQLLSATAKDGNDNIFLVVMAVVEKENKDSWIWFLEQFADDIGKPEDLNLVFINDKQKGLLPAMETLFPTVKHRYCVKHIYNNFKVNHKGMELKSVLWRCASTTSVREFKRGIEHLKSLDKEAWKDLADIKPA